One part of the Moraxella sp. FZFQ2102 genome encodes these proteins:
- a CDS encoding SPOR domain-containing protein → MASRPVKPSAVYKDDKSGCGLLSLTMTVVCLVIVIALGVFAYFSPLFDSFRAQQAPQAEEQVEPIQDPTAPIEYEFYEVLPEQDFRSIPQGVSTQDTPTAPTDTLSPDAVVAAKPVAKSAQAASDDASSDDTIAVTEEDSTYDGDDTTDTKGDEAVSGTTYILQIRSYTTADEADVKRAEVLMAGVDAVVVKRTDSSNGTHFYQVVSTPMKSREEASQASIRLSNNGIDSLIVEQKR, encoded by the coding sequence ATGGCGAGTCGCCCTGTCAAACCTTCAGCCGTCTATAAAGATGACAAAAGCGGCTGCGGACTGCTGAGTCTGACCATGACAGTGGTTTGTCTTGTCATCGTGATTGCGCTTGGCGTGTTTGCTTATTTTTCGCCGCTGTTTGACAGCTTCCGCGCGCAGCAAGCACCGCAAGCCGAAGAGCAAGTTGAGCCGATCCAAGATCCAACCGCGCCAATTGAGTATGAGTTTTATGAAGTCTTGCCCGAGCAGGATTTTCGCAGCATTCCACAAGGTGTCAGTACCCAAGACACGCCAACTGCCCCAACCGACACCCTAAGCCCTGATGCCGTCGTCGCGGCTAAGCCTGTCGCCAAATCCGCACAAGCTGCCAGCGATGATGCATCAAGTGATGACACCATTGCCGTCACCGAAGAAGACAGCACTTATGACGGTGATGACACGACCGATACCAAAGGCGATGAAGCCGTCAGTGGCACGACCTACATCCTACAAATCCGCAGCTACACTACCGCTGATGAAGCCGATGTCAAGCGCGCGGAAGTCTTGATGGCGGGCGTCGATGCGGTGGTTGTCAAGCGCACAGACAGCAGCAATGGCACGCATTTTTATCAAGTGGTCTCAACTCCAATGAAAAGCCGCGAAGAAGCCAGCCAAGCCAGTATACGCCTAAGCAACAATGGCATTGACTCGCTGATCGTCGAACAAAAACGCTGA
- a CDS encoding lytic murein transglycosylase, with amino-acid sequence MKKSLLMLAMSVVGMGAVQSAMAADDLPNLSNSEFQQCLDGLKNSSAFRGVSSQTFETYRPSQPDPTVIRSLNYQPEFKKDVWDYLASLVDSERVEDGIRAKHEQADVLRRIESRYGVKAEHVLGVWGVESNFGQTLGKKNLFDSLATLSCFDRRQSYFRGEFANALKIVQNGDIRPQDMTGSWAGAFGQTQFMPSTFLELAVDFDGDGRKDLVNSKADALASTANFLAKRGYRTGEPWGYEVKLNGYDGSSGRRDKKSISHWQNMGLTLPDGRPLPNNMASAGLLLPAGKHGPAFLVGKNFDTFYSYNASESYALAIAHLSDLITSENTDTNFATPWPTDDAGISRRESKEIQQALLDAGYDIGAVDGIIGDNTRRAIMDYQRKAGVTPDGRAGQKFLRLIRSAKPAQAPVMQPVQAVQPTAVISQTPSTPQALPVAQPRQTTSGTGTVYRRVVNADGSTTLVPVK; translated from the coding sequence ATGAAAAAATCTTTATTAATGCTTGCGATGTCGGTGGTCGGCATGGGTGCTGTGCAGTCGGCGATGGCGGCTGATGACCTGCCAAACCTAAGCAATAGCGAATTTCAACAATGCCTTGATGGCCTAAAAAACAGCAGTGCGTTTCGTGGTGTCTCAAGCCAAACCTTTGAAACCTATCGCCCAAGTCAGCCTGACCCGACGGTGATTCGCTCGCTCAATTATCAACCTGAATTTAAAAAAGATGTTTGGGATTATCTAGCGTCACTGGTCGATAGCGAGCGTGTCGAAGATGGTATCCGCGCCAAGCACGAGCAGGCCGATGTCTTACGCCGTATCGAGAGCCGTTATGGTGTCAAGGCAGAGCATGTGCTAGGCGTATGGGGTGTGGAGAGTAATTTTGGTCAGACATTGGGCAAGAAAAATCTGTTCGACAGCCTTGCGACTTTGTCGTGCTTTGACCGTCGTCAGAGTTATTTCCGCGGTGAATTTGCCAACGCGCTAAAAATCGTCCAAAACGGCGACATCCGTCCACAAGACATGACAGGCTCATGGGCAGGTGCGTTCGGTCAGACGCAGTTTATGCCAAGTACATTCCTAGAATTGGCGGTGGATTTTGATGGTGATGGCCGTAAGGATTTGGTCAATTCTAAAGCTGATGCCCTAGCCAGTACCGCCAATTTCTTAGCCAAGCGCGGCTATCGCACAGGCGAGCCTTGGGGCTATGAAGTGAAGCTGAACGGCTATGATGGCTCAAGTGGTCGCCGTGACAAAAAATCAATTAGCCATTGGCAGAACATGGGTCTGACATTGCCAGACGGTCGCCCATTGCCGAATAATATGGCATCGGCAGGCTTGCTATTGCCTGCAGGTAAGCACGGTCCTGCGTTCCTTGTGGGCAAGAATTTCGATACTTTCTATTCGTACAATGCGTCAGAAAGCTACGCGCTTGCCATCGCGCATCTGTCGGATCTGATCACCAGTGAAAATACCGATACCAACTTTGCCACCCCTTGGCCAACCGATGACGCAGGCATCAGCCGCCGTGAGTCAAAAGAGATTCAGCAAGCGCTGCTTGATGCAGGCTATGACATCGGTGCGGTCGATGGTATCATCGGCGATAATACGCGCCGTGCGATCATGGATTATCAGCGCAAGGCAGGCGTGACGCCAGATGGTCGCGCAGGTCAGAAATTCTTGCGCCTGATTCGCTCAGCTAAGCCTGCGCAAGCGCCAGTAATGCAGCCTGTGCAAGCAGTACAGCCAACAGCGGTAATCAGCCAAACACCCAGTACACCACAGGCTCTACCAGTGGCTCAGCCACGCCAAACAACATCTGGCACGGGTACTGTCTATCGCCGAGTAGTCAATGCTGATGGCTCAACGACGCTAGTGCCTGTCAAATAA
- a CDS encoding nitroreductase has protein sequence MDLQQQTQIVDEVITSRHSVRAFLNTPVPQEIIKDILSVASRAPSGTNTQPWKVYVVTGDKRAQLIDNIFTAKQAIADDPSLADKFQETFPYYPTEWISPFIDRRRENGWGLYGLLGIQKGDKEKMAAQQDRNFKLFDAPVGLFFTVNKVMGTGSKMDIAMMIQNVMIAAKARGLDTCPQAAFNHFHPVVLETIGAGDDEELVCTVALGYADESDIVNTFITPRVPVDEFAVFLD, from the coding sequence ATGGATCTACAACAACAAACTCAAATCGTCGATGAAGTCATCACCAGTCGCCATTCGGTGCGTGCGTTTCTTAATACGCCAGTACCGCAAGAGATCATCAAAGACATCCTAAGCGTGGCAAGCCGCGCACCATCAGGCACGAACACACAGCCGTGGAAAGTCTATGTGGTGACAGGTGACAAACGAGCCCAGCTGATTGACAATATCTTTACTGCCAAACAAGCCATCGCCGACGACCCAAGTCTTGCGGACAAATTCCAAGAAACTTTCCCCTACTATCCGACCGAATGGATCTCGCCATTCATCGATCGTCGCCGTGAAAATGGCTGGGGGCTGTACGGACTTTTGGGCATCCAAAAAGGCGATAAAGAAAAAATGGCAGCACAGCAAGATCGCAACTTCAAGCTATTTGATGCGCCTGTGGGGCTGTTTTTTACGGTGAATAAAGTGATGGGCACTGGCTCAAAGATGGACATCGCTATGATGATCCAAAATGTGATGATCGCCGCCAAGGCTCGTGGGCTTGACACTTGCCCGCAGGCTGCGTTCAATCATTTTCACCCTGTGGTGCTTGAGACGATTGGTGCAGGCGATGATGAAGAGCTGGTTTGTACCGTCGCACTTGGTTATGCTGATGAATCAGACATCGTCAATACCTTTATCACGCCACGCGTGCCTGTGGATGAGTTTGCGGTGTTTTTGGATTAA
- the msrA gene encoding peptide-methionine (S)-S-oxide reductase MsrA, whose amino-acid sequence MRSILLGGGCFWCTESVFGALKGVQSVVSGYAGGSADTANYQAVCTGTTGHVEVVQVVYDDQVIDLSQILAVFFATHDPTTPNRQGNDIGTQYASVIFYEDNTDKAIAEQLINELIKDGIPVVTRLEMAPQFYPAESYHQNYFANNPTQPYCNFAIPPKLAKLRASFAELLK is encoded by the coding sequence ATTCGATCAATCTTGTTGGGTGGTGGCTGTTTTTGGTGTACTGAGTCGGTGTTTGGCGCGCTAAAAGGCGTGCAAAGTGTCGTCAGTGGCTATGCAGGTGGTAGTGCCGATACCGCCAATTATCAAGCGGTTTGTACAGGTACGACAGGCCATGTCGAAGTCGTGCAGGTGGTCTATGATGATCAAGTGATTGATTTATCGCAAATTTTGGCAGTGTTTTTTGCTACCCATGACCCAACAACGCCGAATCGCCAAGGCAATGACATCGGCACACAATATGCATCGGTGATTTTTTATGAGGATAACACCGACAAAGCCATCGCTGAGCAACTTATAAATGAGCTTATCAAAGATGGCATCCCTGTCGTGACTCGCCTTGAGATGGCACCGCAGTTTTATCCAGCAGAAAGTTATCACCAAAATTATTTTGCCAATAACCCTACTCAGCCGTATTGTAACTTTGCCATTCCACCAAAATTGGCAAAACTGCGCGCGTCATTTGCCGAGCTGTTGAAATAA
- the cmoA gene encoding carboxy-S-adenosyl-L-methionine synthase CmoA, producing the protein MSNTKHDTLFTTPLDKSARFSFDEEVVACFPDMIRRSVPGYGQMLAMLPILARRHCLFRQNTHDGKKVSRVYDLGTSLGAVSFALADKFRPDELEIHAIDISKPMIDRAKSVVGEHYPDHDIRFELADITQMDFEPCDLIVINLTLQFLNPDARLALLQKCHDALADGGILILTEKTHLSDEQDDAWRVERYYDFKRANGYSEMEISGKRNALENVLITDTLELHHHRLQQAGFERRLTWFMFLNFASIVAFK; encoded by the coding sequence ATGTCAAATACCAAGCACGACACGCTATTTACGACACCGCTGGATAAATCGGCTCGTTTTAGCTTTGATGAAGAAGTGGTGGCGTGTTTTCCTGATATGATTCGCCGCAGTGTTCCAGGCTATGGGCAGATGCTTGCCATGCTGCCGATTTTGGCTCGCCGTCATTGCCTATTTCGCCAAAATACTCATGATGGCAAAAAAGTCAGTCGTGTGTATGATCTTGGCACATCGCTTGGGGCGGTAAGTTTTGCTTTGGCGGATAAATTTCGTCCTGATGAGCTTGAAATCCATGCCATCGACATCTCAAAGCCGATGATCGATCGTGCCAAAAGTGTCGTCGGTGAGCATTATCCTGATCATGACATTCGCTTTGAGCTTGCCGACATCACGCAGATGGACTTTGAGCCGTGCGATTTGATTGTTATCAACCTGACCTTGCAATTTCTCAATCCTGATGCCCGCCTAGCCCTACTACAAAAATGCCACGATGCACTGGCTGATGGCGGTATTTTGATTCTCACCGAAAAAACGCACCTAAGTGATGAACAAGATGATGCATGGCGAGTCGAACGCTATTATGATTTTAAGCGAGCCAATGGCTACAGCGAAATGGAAATCAGTGGCAAAAGAAATGCGCTTGAGAATGTACTCATCACCGACACGCTTGAGCTACATCATCATAGGCTGCAGCAAGCAGGATTTGAGCGTCGTTTGACTTGGTTTATGTTTTTGAATTTTGCGTCGATTGTGGCGTTTAAATAG
- the cmoB gene encoding tRNA 5-methoxyuridine(34)/uridine 5-oxyacetic acid(34) synthase CmoB has translation MNTIARTEKALFDTLFDLAQHHPVAYEWLKRLPDWLGSIKNKERYAHAPYYESVINKLPEVSPTHIDLNASCVTAHVSLTHSDYRKAEALLRNLMPWRKGGFIVGDETHQIHIDTEWRSDHKWDRVLPHISDLSGKRVLDVGGGSGYHGFRMIGAGASSVVVIDPSCLFYHQFMAIRHFLGEMTNRFGQSPIHFIPVGLEELPNGGLFHTVFCMGVLYHRASPFDCLLQLKNQLLKGGELVLETLVVEGDENTVLVPKDRYAMMNNVYFLPSVAALTLWLEKAGFVDVHCVDISTTTSDEQRATDWMTYHSLSDFLDPDDDSKTIEGYPRPVRAVMVAKKP, from the coding sequence ATGAACACCATTGCCCGTACCGAAAAAGCCTTATTTGACACCTTGTTTGACCTAGCTCAGCATCATCCTGTGGCGTATGAATGGCTCAAACGCCTACCTGATTGGCTTGGCAGTATCAAAAATAAAGAGCGGTATGCACACGCACCGTATTATGAATCTGTGATTAACAAACTGCCTGAAGTATCGCCAACGCATATCGATCTTAATGCCAGCTGTGTCACTGCTCATGTCAGCCTGACTCACAGTGACTATCGCAAAGCCGAAGCACTGCTAAGAAACCTGATGCCATGGCGAAAAGGCGGCTTTATCGTCGGTGATGAGACGCATCAAATCCATATCGACACCGAATGGCGTAGCGATCACAAATGGGATCGTGTCTTGCCACACATCAGTGACCTTAGTGGTAAACGCGTACTCGATGTTGGCGGTGGCTCGGGTTATCATGGCTTTCGTATGATTGGCGCGGGTGCCAGTAGCGTGGTGGTGATTGACCCATCTTGCTTGTTTTATCATCAGTTTATGGCGATACGGCATTTTTTGGGTGAGATGACCAACCGCTTTGGCCAATCACCGATTCACTTTATTCCTGTGGGTTTAGAAGAATTGCCAAATGGTGGATTGTTTCATACCGTCTTTTGTATGGGCGTGCTATATCACCGTGCTTCGCCGTTTGATTGTTTATTACAATTAAAAAATCAACTGCTAAAAGGCGGTGAGCTGGTGCTTGAGACTTTGGTCGTAGAAGGTGATGAAAATACCGTACTTGTGCCAAAAGATCGCTATGCGATGATGAATAATGTGTATTTTTTGCCATCGGTGGCGGCACTGACACTTTGGCTAGAAAAAGCAGGCTTTGTCGATGTCCACTGCGTTGATATCAGCACCACCACAAGCGATGAGCAGCGTGCGACTGATTGGATGACTTATCATTCGCTATCAGACTTTCTAGATCCTGATGATGACAGCAAAACCATCGAAGGCTATCCACGCCCTGTACGCGCGGTGATGGTCGCCAAAAAGCCTTGA